Proteins encoded in a region of the Trypanosoma brucei gambiense DAL972 chromosome 6, complete sequence genome:
- a CDS encoding pseudouridine synthase A-like protein, putative, with protein sequence MNSNVRKVGIFSPEPHHTDSAILVSVKQELMLSGNTEGKPRSKERQFDFSSYPSRKIALRLAYHGHIYCGLVRQAETPNTVEAYLVAALERLRFVEPSGPKDFSRCGRTDKGVSALGNVVSFTSRASSWATDEHQQPPLDYCEKLNNVLPPTIRIVGWSYVNADFDARFSCTGRTYRYYFCNRGLNLEAMRKAVGYLKGVHNFRNFCKTDVVNVNNYERHVRHADIVGSEMLPDLVSYFEIEANSFLYNQIRCTMEVLFLVGRCLEEPEVVKQLLDCGDRKPVYPLADATPLVLWECHFEGVRWNISQRACLNAESELLDIATALLIRSTVAFSMRSQLFAWYSEHTDDNGEAIFFEGQNQGICPGDQWSVVGSDWTDERTHNNLRVRKSDIFALSKKVKMGSKEPLTSKPYTKLLDRETERTFEEEVELLSAKKRARFEVNMEKKKFHEEHRCGNPT encoded by the coding sequence ATGAATTCAAATGTTAGAAAAGTAGGAATATTTTCTCCTGAACCGCATCATACAGATTCCGCCATACTCGTGAGTGTGAAGCAAGAGTTGATGTTGAGTGGCAACACCGAAGGAAAACCTCGATCAAAGGAGAGACAGTTTGATTTCTCCAGTTACCCTTCACGGAAGATTGCTCTGCGGTTAGCTTACCATGGTCACATATATTGCGGGTTAGTGAGACAGGCGGAGACGCCTAACACCGTAGAGGCATATTTAGTTGCTGCGCTGGAACGACTTCGATTTGTGGAGCCTTCAGGACCTAAAGATTTCTCACGTTGTGGTCGAACGGATAAGGGAGTGAGTGCGCTTGGAAATGTAGTGTCATTTACGTCGCGAGCATCCTCTTGGGCGACGGACGAACATCAACAGCCACCGTTAGATTACTGCGAAAAACTGAATAACGTCCTCCCACCAACCATCCGTATTGTTGGATGGTCATATGTGAACGCTGATTTTGATGCCCGTTTTTCATGCACTGGGCGAACATATCGTTATTACTTTTGTAATCGGGGACTCAATCTGGAAGCGATGCGCAAGGCTGTAGGGTACTTGAAGGGTGTTCATAACTTTCGAAACTTTTGTAAAACGGATGTTGTGAACGTGAATAACTACGAGCGCCATGTTCGTCACGCAGATATTGTAGGTAGTGAGATGTTGCCCGATTTGGTATCTTACTTTGAAATCGAAGCAAACTCATTTCTATATAATCAGATACGATGCACTATGGAGGTGCTCTTTCTCGTTGGTCGTTGTTTAGAGGAACCTGAAGTGGTGAAGCAACTCTTAGACTGCGGGGACCGAAAACCCGTGTATCCTCTTGCCGACGCAACACCGCTTGTGTTGTGGGAGTGTCACTTTGAAGGTGTACGATGGAACATATCTCAACGCGCGTGTCTCAATGCGGAAAGTGAGTTACTAGACATCGCAACTGCGCTTTTGATACGGTCTACGGTAGCGTTTTCCATGAGATCCCAGTTGTTTGCCTGGTATAGCGAACACACTGACGATAACGGTGAGGCAATTTTCTTTGAAGGGCAGAATCAAGGGATTTGTCCCGGGGATCAGTGGTCTGTTGTTGGTAGCGACTGGACGGATGAACGCACACACAATAACCTTCGTGTGCGTAAGTCGGATATATTCGCTCTTTCtaagaaagtaaaaatggGTTCGAAGGAGCCCTTAACGAGTAAGCCTTACACTAAGTTGCTTGACAGAGAAACTGAACGTACTTTTGAGGAAGAGGTGGAGCTTCTCAGTGCGAAGAAGCGTGCTAGATTTGAAGTCAAcatggagaagaaaaagttcCACGAGGAACATCGGTGTGGTAACCCAACTTAA
- a CDS encoding protein kinase, putative, producing the protein MDSQSDIRHHCPAMASECSALPDASLLLVLLDGRLRCVSLKDGRERWSAQLPGGEMFSCGESGIISERRQMHPSPSDFATCKQCEVMGARYGNSFTTDRYVSVVQNPCGGCSGSSQHPFCASLPNNEVDCCLILSPQESSDVGRSPSFEWYFSGGVSGKGRDKLYFPVDVLLEHFSASRCPAHGLRDLNHRESVYIEFDFDNGVELFHLSAERGLSVPRPRRPLNDNVSSDTAVASDGNDGPQMPLCSTSQIRIAVQRATDYRTLFFPPVPRYRSGPSKGVEDNSRSLFVKKSTVIINIVGCLETNSLKGTGLDDTLRIEQTLSDSGVRVHWLAVGDNNNGPQPTVPVLPGIVESSPVVSAYVLHPHRLATGNAVTEEYCAGVIDFDDGTSYVMACCQIPILNSSAEPSKHALSIQSCFPENFRRKRLLGFVNRQYGVFFSESLNVPSSSSSSTVSPSPLPTGSECASNDNENISNKAVGDGFFSCEESGEEANHPSPNEMSSGALVLGKSLLSFSESENVEARTQENFMSGKQSFFDENFDVLMILGSGASGVVLLTRHRVTGVLYAVKVLIVRDKFAETAVMQEVRLHAVLHNEHIVRYYTCWSEMITPARLRQLASVGLCSKREVRQTFRALEANCVSCGSSHEGAGWLIPRHEGQLGNLLLLKSPAEDCAGVYMAGDDTVDDGTGSTAGSHTEPSEDGSDDTRSNSCESSSSERSSSILEGRVVFLQLEYYRTTLAQRLGSRGSIDRFENIIIALQLFAAVRYVHRSGFLHRDVKPPNIFIDYRVQFSGVDGPGEEDNDEYDYDLDESDGNGWTCTSVREEKEERKMWTEPVNGGGNDDVSAPHQAFQSVFEFLQFYATTPPLSTYLKKIKCAQNEEQKRRAVYLIGKWTCKRFLQVRLGDFSISKSFLAQHVELASNFGRTAMNTTGIGSSLYSSPEQLEGEHCTSSSDAYSCGIVLAEMYVQPKTVSERLHVLKAVRNGVFPESSLLKRYPELCVVQYLTLKDPSHRMSLMDASRALRRTVYRILLSFFSEV; encoded by the coding sequence ATGGACTCTCAAAGTGATATTCGTCACCATTGTCCTGCGATGGCCAGCGAGTGCTCCGCTTTACCTGATGCGTCACTTCTGCTGGTGCTGCTGGACGGGCGTCTGCGTTGCGTTTCTCTGAAGGACGGCAGAGAACGTTGGTCTGCTCAGCTCCCTGGTGGTGAGATGTTTAGCTGCGGCGAGTCGGGAATTATTTCTGAAAGGAGGCAAATGCATCCGTCTCCTTCCGATTTTGCAACATGTAAGCAGTGCGAAGTCATGGGGGCGCGATATGGTAACTCCTTTACAACGGATAGGTATGTATCCGTTGTGCAAAACCCATGTGGTGGTTGTAGCGGGTCGTCCCAGCATCCCTTCTGTGCTTCGTTACCGAATAACGAGGTAGATTGCTGTCTCATTTTATCACCACAGGAATCTTCGGACGTCGGCCGTTCCCCGTCATTTGAGTGGTACTTTTCAGGAGGGGTGAGTGGGAAAGGACGTGATAAATTATATTTTCCGGTAGATGTGTTGCTTGAGCATTTTAGTGCCTCTCGGTGTCCAGCACATGGGCTGCGGGATTTGAATCATAGAGAGAGTGTGTACATTGAGTTTGACTTTGATAACGGTGTGGAACTTTTTCATCTCAGTGCTGAGAGGGGACTTTCGGTGCCTCGGCCTCGGAGGCCCCTGAATGATAATGTCAGCTCTGACACCGCCGTTGCAAGCGATGGGAATGATGGCCCTCAGATGCCACTTTGTTCAACTTCCCAAATTCGCATTGCTGTTCAGCGTGCGACAGATTATCgaacccttttctttccaccaGTCCCTCGTTACAGATCAGGCCCGTCAAAAGGAGTAGAAGACAACAGTCGCTCcctttttgtaaaaaaatcAACGGTAATCATAAATATTGTTGGCTGCCTCGAAACGAATTCACTGAAAGGAACAGGATTGGACGACACGCTACGTATTGAACAAACGCTCTCCGATAGCGGCGTTCGTGTTCATTGGCTTGCAGTTGgagacaataataatggccCACAACCCACAGTGCCCGTTTTACCAGGTATTGTAGAATCTTCTCCTGTTGTTTCCGCATATGTTTTACATCCTCACCGATTGGCTACTGGTAATGCAGTTACTGAAGAGTATTGCGCGGGGGTTATTGATTTTGATGACGGAACTAGTTATGTTATGGCTTGCTGTCAAATTCCCATTTTAAATTCATCTGCGGAGCCATCGAAGCATGCGTTGAGTATCCAGTCGTGCTTTCCTGAGAATTTTCGTCGGAAGCGGCTGCTTGGGTTTGTCAATAGACAGTATGGAGTTTTCTTCTCGGAAAGTTTAAATGTGCCATCGAGCAGCTCAAGCAGCACAGTTTCTCCCTCGCCGCTTCCTACAGGCTCTGAGTGTGCATCCAACGATAATGAGAACATCTCTAATAAAGCGGTGGGCGACGgctttttttcgtgtgagGAATCTGGGGAGGAGGCGAACCACCCATCCCCAAATGAAATGTCGAGCGGTGCGTTAGTGCTTGGGAAGAGTTTGCTGTCTTTCAGTGAAAGTGAAAATGTTGAGGCGAGAACACAAGAAAACTTCATGAGCGGAAAACAATCTTTCTTCGACGAGAACTTTGATGTTTTGATGATTTTGGGCAGTGGTGCCTCCGGTGTGGTGCTTCTCACCCGACACCGTGTTACTGGTGTTTTGTACGCCGTTAAGGTGTTGATTGTGAGAGATAAATTTGCGGAAACTGCTGTGATGCAAGAAGTGCGATTGCATGCTGTACTTCACAATGAGCACATCGTTCGTTATTACACCTGTTGGTCGGAGATGATCACACCAGCGCGGTTGCGCCAACTTGCCAGTGTTGGTCTTTGCAGCAAAAGGGAAGTAAGGCAAACATTTAGGGCTTTGGAAGCCAATTGTGTTAGTTGTGGAAGCAGCCATGAGGGTGCCGGCTGGTTGATACCCAGGCACGAGGGACAATTAGGTAATTTGCTACTGTTGAAGTCACCTGCGGAGGATTGTGCTGGAGTTTACATGGCAGGAGATGACACGGTCGATGATGGCACAGGCTCTACAGCTGGGTCTCATACAGAACCTTCAGAGGATGGCTCTGACGACACAAGGTCAAACTCGTGTGAATCATCGTCTTCAGAACGAAGTTCATCAATTCTTGAGGGGCGTGTTGTGTTTCTTCAGCTAGAGTATTATCGTACAACATTAGCGCAACGTCTGGGGTCCCGAGGCAGCATAGACCGTTTTGAGAACATAATTATCGCACTACAGTTGTTCGCGGCAGTTCGTTATGTACACAGGTCGGGTTTCCTTCACAGGGATGTAAAACCTCCCAACATATTCATTGATTACCGTGTACAATTTTCAGGAGTAGATGGCCCAGGTGAAGAAGACAACGATGAATATGATTACGACCTGGACGAAAGTGATGGAAACGGTTGGACATGTACCAGTgtaagagaagaaaaagaagaaaggaaaatgtgGACAGAGCCGGTGAATGGTGGTGGAAATGATGATGTATCTGCACCCCACCAAGCTTTCCAATCCGTTTTTGAGTTTCTGCAGTTCTACGCAACCACGCCGCCTTTGTCAACGTACCTAAAGAAGATAAAGTGTGCTCAAAACGAGGAGCAGAAGCGTCGGGCAGTGTATCTCATCGGAAAGTGGACATGCAAACGCTTCCTTCAGGTGCGACTTGGGGATTTCAGTATATCAAAATCCTTTTTGGCTCAACACGTAGAGCTGGCGTCGAACTTTGGTCGTACGGCAATGAATACGACTGGAATTGGCTCATCATTGTATTCTAGTCCTGAGCAACTGGAGGGGGAACATTGTACGAGTTCATCTGATGCGTATTCCTGTGGTATTGTGCTTGCAGAGATGTACGTACAGCCTAAAACTGTGTCTGAGAGGCTTCATGTGTTGAAGGCTGTGCGCAACGGCGTTTTTCCAGAGAGCAGTCTTCTCAAAAGGTACCCGGAGCTCTGTGTGGTACAATACCTGACGCTAAAGGATCCGTCGCATCGCATGTCCCTTATGGACGCCAGCCGAGCTCTACGTCGAACGGTTTACCGTATAttgctctcctttttttctgagGTGTGA
- a CDS encoding fatty acid desaturase, putative, producing MLASHLKTAAEKLTEHCGRDDYYWTTDNEMHAVRRRKMLEKYSSEIKKLYGPDPLTWKIATAVVLFQIFLGSLASSMSWPVFLLTAYAIGGTATHNSFLAVHEITHNLAFRKAVHNELFAIFLNIIVPLPYAMGFKSHHRDHHNYLGWEQVDPDLPTALEGKLLSSYIGKFFFVTFQVFFYALRPTLVRKMKITRMHVLNIVAQIIFDVIFYMLFGPWCIIYFFLSLVLGTGWHPLAGHFLTEHYIFQGDGSQETFSYYGPLNWLAWNVGHHVEHHDFPYVPWRHLHKLREIAPEFYENLEVTPSWPLALYDFVFKVNMNPFSRTVRRKGSYLRPDLRSAEVIGKEEN from the coding sequence ATGCTGGCTTCTCATCTGAAAACCGCGGCGGAAAAGCTCACTGAACATTGTGGAAGAGATGATTACTACTGGACAACTGACAATGAAATGCATGCCGTGCGGCGGAGGAAGATGCTGGAAAAGTATAGCAGTGAAATCAAGAAACTCTATGGACCTGATCCACTAACATGGAAAATCGCAACGGCGGTCGTTCTCTTTCAGATTTTCCTGGGCTCATTGGCGTCCAGCATGAGTTGGCCTGTGTTTCTGCTTACCGCTTATGCAATTGGTGGTACGGCAACGCACAACAGCTTCTTGGCCGTCCACGAAATAACTCACAACTTGGCATTTCGTAAGGCTGTGCACAACGAGTTGTTTGCCATATTCCTTAATATAATTGTGCCCCTACCGTACGCAATGGGATTTAAATCTCATCACAGGGATCATCACAATTACTTAGGGTGGGAGCAAGTTGACCCAGATTTACCGACGGCGCTGGAAGGGAAATTGCTTTCCAGCTACATTGgcaaatttttctttgttacgTTCCAAGTTTTCTTCTACGCACTTCGTCCCACTCTTgttagaaaaatgaaaataacgaGGATGCATGTGCTAAATATTGTTGCTCAAATTATATTTGATGTTATATTTTACATGTTATTTGGACCGTGGTGTATTATTTACTTCTTCTTATCACTCGTGTTGGGTACTGGTTGGCACCCATTGGCTGGTCACTTCCTTACTGAGCATTATATCTTTCAAGGTGACGGAAGTCAGGAAACCTTTTCTTATTATGGTCCACTGAACTGGTTAGCTTGGAATGTCGGCCATCACGTGGAGCATCATGATTTCCCGTACGTTCCGTGGAGGCATCTGCACAAACTTCGTGAAATTGCCCCCGAATTCTACGAAAACCTTGAGGTGACCCCCTCGTGGCCTCTTGCCTTATACGATTTCGTGTTTAAAGTTAACATGAATCCGTTCTCACGTACCGTGCGTAGGAAAGGGTCATATCTACGTCCAGATTTGCGGTCCGCTGAGGTAAtcggaaaggaagaaaattag
- a CDS encoding Ras-related protein Rab-26 (Rab26), putative → MSSDSSDSEKRLLAYKVIVVGDGAVGKTSLIRRYCVADYGSNYKQTIGLDFYSKEVLLPGKQDVKMEIWDIGGQQIGGTMIDNYIMGAHAIFFVYDVTNRDSFKNIEDWHSCVRDSLAKHAREAAEEGAAAVEPLIVLVGNKADLPNRQVSDADHMKMAEMHRMESCVVSACSGERVNALFTQLAATLSGVRLPEDALNLEERVVANLQLLPEDCVGPGVSGPGGGRECGKKKKGKCAVM, encoded by the coding sequence ATGAGTAGCGACAGTTCAGACTCAGAAAAAAGGTTACTTGCATATAaagttattgttgttggtgatggCGCTGTTGGTAAGACATCGCTTATCCGCCGTTACTGCGTAGCGGACTATGGCTCCAATTACAAACAAACTATCGGTCTTGATTTCTACTCAAAAGAAGTTCTACTTCCAGGAAAGCAAGACGTGAAAATGGAAATATGGGACATTGGAGGACAACAAATTGGTGGTACAATGATTGACAACTACATCATGGGGGCCCACGccattttctttgtgtaCGACGTAACAAACAGGGATTCCTTTAAGAATATAGAAGATTGGCATAGTTGTGTGCGCGACTCTTTGGCTAAGCATGCAAGGGAGGCAGCGGAAGAAGGTGCAGCTGCGGTGGAACCACTCATTGTGTTAGTAGGCAACAAGGCAGATCTCCCTAATCGTCAAGTGTCGGATGCGGATCACATGAAGATGGCGGAGATGCATCGGATGGAGTCATGTGTCGTGTCCGCCTGCTCAGGGGAGCGCGTCAATGCGCTCTTCACGCAGTTGGCAGCGACTCTAAGCGGCGTGCGCCTTCCTGAAGATGCGCTAAATTTGGAAGAGCGCGTCGTTGCTAATTTGCAGTTACTGCCCGAGGACTGTGTGGGGCCAGGGGTTTCTGGACCGggtggaggaagggaatgtggaaaaaaaaagaagggtaaATGTGCAGTGATGTAG
- a CDS encoding aldehyde dehydrogenase family, putative, which yields MPAGVPENTSLENIPVIVSKCREAFNDDANRDLKKRKQVLRSLLNLVEENTDEFCKAIHRDRRRHRDETVVMEILPLRNEVWHLIEHMDEYVKPVKPTMEGAAALDDCELQYEPLGVVLVIGTWNYPLLLILQPLLGALAAGNTAVIKPSELAPATAELLTKLLPKYVSSDVVGIVNGGVSETTAVLKERFDHILYTGSARVAEIVMAAAAKHLTPVTLELGGKSPVVVDDTCADNMKVVAERIMWGKIINAGQTCIAPDYVVVEKSMESVLVDALAEARKAMLGDKFLKVLKGELLVKQKQQFLEESDYPRIVNASHFQRLMEFMKGGKVAVGGEADEATLTIAPTILTNIDPTHPVMQEEIFGPILPVLTYENEKDILKIINSREKPLSLYVFSNNKRFIRGVESRTSSGAVVVNDVVVHAGADGLPFGGVGRSGMGAYHGRYSFETFSHRRPVMRRGFLFSSIDTVRFPPYTTAKSRVLNSLLKPSAEVAGAVGRSVWGVAALARVVEVGYHYMRFLMAGETTPAPSSSEPFSKSPRSNE from the coding sequence ATGCCAGCAGGTGTTCCGGAGAATACCTCGTTAGAAAACATACCGGTCATTGTTTCAAAATGTCGCGAGGCGTTCAACGATGACGCTAATAGGGATTTGAAGAAGCGGAAGCAGGTGTTAAGGTCTTTACTCAACCTTGTTGAAGAAAACACTGATGAATTTTGCAAAGCAATACACCGGGACCGCCGTCGCCACCGCGACGAAACGGTAGTAATGGAGATATTACCGTTACGTAACGAGGTGTGGCATTTAATTGAGCACATGGACGAGTACGTTAAACCAGTTAAACCAACTATGGAGGGCGCCGCTGCTTTGGATGACTGCGAATTGCAGTACGAACCACTGGGCGTTGTGCTCGTTATCGGCACTTGGAACTACCCATTGTTGTTGATTCTCCAGCCTCTTTTGGGGGCTTTGGCCGCCGGTAATACAGCTGTTATTAAGCCGAGTGAACTTGCCCCCGCTACAGCGGAGTTGTTAACAAAACTTTTGCCAAAGTACGTTTCTTCGGATGTTGTCGGTATTGTAAATGGCGGGGTAAGCGAAACAACAGCTGTGCTGAAGGAACGTTTTGATCATATTTTGTACACGGGTAGTGCACGTGTAGCAGAGATTGTTATGGCGGCTGCAGCAAAACATCTTACGCCAGTTACACTTGAGTTGGGAGGAAAATCACCTGTTGTCGTTGACGATACCTGTGCGGACAATATGAAGGTGGTAGCGGAGCGCATAATGTGGGGTAAAATTATCAACGCAGGTCAAACATGTATAGCGCCTGATTACGTTGTCGTCGAAAAGTCTATGGAATCCGTGCTTGTTGATGCACTTGCTGAAGCTCGAAAGGCGATGTTGGGTGACAAGTTTCTTAAAGTACTTAAGGGAGAACTTCTGGtgaagcagaaacaacagtTTTTGGAAGAAAGCGATTATCCGCGTATTGTCAATGCCAGTCATTTTCAACGTCTCATGGAATTTATGAAGGGCGGAAAAGTAGCAGTGGGTGGAGAGGCAGACGAGGCAACTCTCACTATTGCTCCTACTATTCTCACAAACATTGACCCCACACACCCAGTGATGCAGGAGGAAATATTTGGACCTATTTTACCCGTATTAAcgtatgaaaatgaaaaagacatccttaaaataataaacagcCGGGAGAAACCACTGTCACTTTATGTCTTTTCCAACAATAAACGATTTATTAGAGGTGTTGAGTCGCGCACATCCTCGGGTGCCGTTGTGGtgaatgatgttgttgtgcaTGCGGGAGCAGATGGGTTACCATTTGGTGGCGTAGGACGCAGTGGAATGGGAGCCTATCATGGCCGCTACAGCTTCGAAACCTTTTCTCATCGGCGACCTGTTATGCGACGCGGGTTCTTGTTTTCATCTATCGACACCGTCCGGTTTCCCCCTTATACTACTGCAAAGTCTCGTGTTCTTAACAGTTTGCTGAAGCCATCGGCGGAAGTTGCAGGGGCTGTTGGGCGATCAGTTTGGGGTGTGGCAGCGCTGGCCAGAGTTGTTGAAGTTGGCTACCATTATATGCGTTTTTTAATGGCAGGTGAAACCACGCCTGCACCATCGTCATCAGAGCCTTTTTCTAAAAGTCCGAGGAGCAATGAATGA
- a CDS encoding T. brucei spp.-specific protein, with amino-acid sequence MPVTSFNNRHSIVDEATAAFMLCATEVKRMWGEQSFIAKLCAILMKHWRTRRCMLFLVAWIAFMGCCYGLRSRLKRLLLFSTDQTDEEKDFPEEGTISEGSCSVCENQCIEVGENSFSDVLYGSEWPRFEGAIPNEKVKSLLGDDFDPTDQFDATFNHFLASQSGRCDGDDTEECGSKRESGE; translated from the coding sequence ATGCCCGTTACTTCTTTCAATAACCGTCATTCTATAGTTGATGAAGCCACTGCTGCTTTCATGCTTTGCGCAACTGAAGTAAAGCGCATGTGGGGGGAACAGTCTTTTATTGCCAAACTTTGTGCAATATTGATGAAACATTGGAGGACACGACGCTGCATGTTATTTTTAGTTGCATGGATCGCTTTCATGGGATGTTGTTACGGTTTGCGTAGCCGCTTGAAACGTTTGTTGCTCTTTTCTACAGATCAGACggatgaagaaaaggattTTCCCGAGGAGGGCACCATCTCTGAGGGTAGTTGTAGCGTTTGCGAGAATCAATGCATTGAGGTGGGTGAAAATAGTTTCAGTGACGTGCTTTACGGTAGCGAATGGCCCAGATTTGAAGGGGCAATCCCAAATGAAAAAGTTAAATCCCTCCTTGGTGATGACTTCGACCCGACAGATCAATTTGACGCGACGTTTAACCATTTTTTGGCTTCTCAATCTGGAAGGTGCGATGGTGATGATACTGAGGAATGTGGTTCTAAAAGGGAAAGTGGAGAGTGA